The sequence below is a genomic window from Clostridium putrefaciens.
AAAATGAAAAAGGAATACTTACCGCATCGGGTTTAGTTGCTGGAGATGCTTTGGTTGGCATAATAATAGCAATCTTTGCAGCATTAAAATTAGATTCAGCTCTTGCAATAGGACCTAAAATAATACCGAATTTAGCTGGGAGTAACTGGACGTCAGCAGCGGTGTTATTTATATTTGCTACATTATTTTATAGGCATACTGTTAAAGTAGATAATAATTAGTAAAATAGGAGAGCTAAGCTCTCCTAAAGTTTTAGGAGGATCATATATGTCAAAATTATCATCAAGTGAAGTAAAGAATGAATCTGATAATTTTCTTCTTTACATTCCAATAATAAAACATGATTTATATGAGGTAAGAAAAGGAAACGTTTATCTTATATTTATACACGATAAACCTTTAGAAAAGGTATTAAGATGGCTTGTGAAAAGACCTTATAAAAGTGAGGTTCAGCTTGATATTATAGGTAGTGAAGTTTGGCTTTTAATAGATGGAAAAAGTAATATACATGATATCGGAAGAATGCTTTTTAAAAAATTTGGAGATGATTGTTACCCTATATATGATAGGCTTATTTTATATCTCAAATATTTAAATAAAAAAGGTTGGATATCATTTAAGAAAGATGAAACTATAAGTTTATAAAAAAGATTCTAATATAGATAGCAATTATAGACAGCAATAAAAAGATAAGAGTAGCCTTTATTATTTGTAGAGCTACTCTTAAGATTTACCTAAAACTAAAATGCTTAGTTAAATAATCACTTTTTTTTAGATAATACTAGGAAGCTTATAATTATAAAAAATATGTAAGCGAAAGGAATAAGTATGCTTATAAGCCCAGAAGTTAAAAAGAATTTTGTATATACAAATAGTATTAAAGAAATTAAAGACCAAAATAAAGAAGTATAGGACATTATATTGTTAGTTTTACGCCAGGAAGCGGGATCTTTCATATCTCCCACTATAGCATCATGTTTTTTATTTTCCTTTGAAGAGGATACAAATAAAAACTTAAAATATAAAAAACACAACAGGTTAATAATAAGTATAACTAAAAATACATAGGACATAGAAATACTTGTAATATTCATATAATCACCACCATAAGATTTATAAACTTATTGTTTCCAAAAATTTATAGATAATACACCTTTAATGTTTAATATATAAAATAGAATATTAAATCAAAATTATAAAGTCATAGTCTAATCATATTTCTTTTGTTTTAAAAATAGAATGTTTACTATTAAAGCTTTTAATGATAAACTTAATATAATATAAATTTAATATAGAATATATAAGGGAATACGGTTGAATCCCGTAGCAGCCCCCGCTACTGTAAGCATGGACTAAGGTAATAGCCACTGGA
It includes:
- a CDS encoding PqqD family protein; the protein is MSKLSSSEVKNESDNFLLYIPIIKHDLYEVRKGNVYLIFIHDKPLEKVLRWLVKRPYKSEVQLDIIGSEVWLLIDGKSNIHDIGRMLFKKFGDDCYPIYDRLILYLKYLNKKGWISFKKDETISL